In Chitinophaga oryzae, the sequence TGCCGACCGGTTTTATACCACCCGCAATATCGAAGACTGCTCCGCCGACCTGGACACCTACATCAAAAAACTGTCGCTAAACCCGGACAGCAAAAGCATCGCTAAAAGTATCAAATGGATATTCCGGTCCCTGTCTACCTTTAAACAGGAAGACGAGGCCCCTGAATTCCTATGGGGCTTTATCTACAACGGATATACGAAGGAACTGACCGACTTTATCCTCAATACAGCCTTTGCATTCGGCCTGGAGAAAGGAAAGCCGAAGACGATTAAATCGAATGTGGTCCACCTTACTCATCATCCGCATTCGATAGACCTGTTCAGGATTTACATCGGCTCCACGCCGAAAAGCGGCATTATACTGGATTATAATAAAAAAAGTTCGCTGTTCGAATACCTCGAGAACCCCTACGGAGAAAGCTACGCTCTCCCTGTTTTCGGACTGGCGATCAACGACGACTATACAACGCTCTCCTTCGACGTACTGGCTTCCGGCGCTTACAGGACCATTACGCTGAAAGCCATGAAACCTACCGACAGGGCGCTGTTTAAAGCTATCCACCATCTTCATAAAAGCGAACAACTGAAAAGCGATCCGGGGCCGGATTATTGCAAACTTGAGCTGGAGCTGACCAACGGTGTGCTAACGAGGCTTACTACCCTGAACTATGACGCCGATAACCGCATCATCAATATGTTCACGGAAGGCGCGGGAATGAAGATATTTGTGCAGGAACTCGACGCAGACAACTGCTTCCAGAACAGCGATAACATGGCGCCCCATCCGGAGATTGTGGATGAGAAGTTTGTAATCGTGGATGCCGTACCGCATTGGAAATACTATGAAATTGAGGATCTGGATATGCAGCAGGAGATAGTTTCCGTGCGTACAAAGCCGCAGCAGTTCGAATACGAGAATGATGAACGAAAGAAAGTTATCGCGCATACAACAGCCAGCAGGACGATCAATTATCCCATCAAATCGTACGCTTTTATAAAAACGCTGCTCCGGGAGCTGCTGTCATTAAGGCAACCCTTTAAATCCCGTTTCTAGTGCTCCCCGGTAAGGTCATTAGCCGGTATTTTATGGTTCCGCCGGAAACTCCGGCTCCGGCAGCTTCTGCACCACATCGTAAGAATGTAAGATGTCATACCCGAAAAACCCCCTGCTATAATCTATCACCACATACTCTGCTGCAATCACCTGCGGATACCGGGCAAAATCAAATACCAGCTCCTTGTCCACCCCCTGATGGCGAATGATGACAGAAGGCTTTTCCAGCTTTGTGATACGTCCCATGCTGTCTATGGCCAGGTGTTTGCGCTTTACCGGCACCACCAGCCCTTCATCTACCGTACTGGCGCCGTAATAATTGATCAGCAAAAAAAGAAAGGCCACCATGCCGCCGTAAGCCAGCAGGCTGTTGGACAACGCATAGAAGAAGCCCCGGATGCCATACACGCGGTTATAGTGTTTACGGACCACTACAAACGCGATCAGCCCGGTGATGAAAACAATGCCCAGAGGTATCAGCAGGGAGATAAAAGTATGGCGGTAAAGCAGATACGCAAATACCATCAGAATAATGCCCGTTACTAACAGGAATATATATACGTTCTGATAAAAACCTTTTCCGGAAAAACGTGGTGTCATGTGAAATAGTATTTCATGATGGATAGGTGCCTGTAATTTACAACTCCCCGGCGTTATATGGCGCATTCACTGCAAACCTGTTACAGCAGCGGTTTCTGTACATTTTTATTGCGCATATCCAGTACGCAGCCCCCTCCTACCTTTGACCTGTTAGCTCGAAATTTTCTTTTTCACCCATTTATCTCTTTCACTATGAATGAAGCCAACTTCTGGCAGCTGATAGAAACTGCCTGGTCATCTTCCCCCGAACTCAATGCCGCCCGCCGGCTTGCTTTAAGGACCAACGACCCCTTTCTGCTCGAATCCCTTAGTTACGAACTGACCGATGTTATCGGCGAAAACCTCCGCCAGCTGCTGGAAAACCTGGACAAGCCTGCGTTGACGGCTTTCATCCTCCTGATGGAAGAAAAATTATATCACATTGACAGGCAGGAAGTTCAACAATACACCGACGGTTCAGACGACGGCTTTCTCTACTGCCGCTGCTTTATAGTGGGTATGGGCGAAGCCTACTACAACGGGATAGACAGCAACCCCGCGCTGGCCACCATGGATGTGGAAGCCGAAAGCATCGGTTTTATCGGTTACGAGGTGTATCTCGAAAAGTTCAGCGAACCTTTTTCCCGCAACACCCGGTACTGCATCGAAAGCGGCTCCAACAAAAAAGGCTGGTGATCCCGTCATTCTTCATAGATAATGCGGATCATATTGTTCCGTTTCATGTCTGTGCTCAGGTCCACCCGCCGGCTGATCTTATCGAATAGCAGCCGTAATGCAGCCGTATTGGGCGGTATGCGCCCCAGGTTGTCTGCCATGAACTGCAGCCTGTTTTCACCCGGTTGCAGCGTGATCTTCAGCTCCTGTATCTGTTTTTTCACAGGGAAGCCGCTGGCGATCCACTGGTCGTTGAGCCGCAGGGAAATACTGTCTCCGTCTTCGGTCTGTGCATCCCAGAGCTCCAGTGTTATTTCCCGTTGTTTTACTTTGATGGTAGTCACATATTGGTCTCTCCTGCTGACAGCGGTGCGGGTGAGCGCTGCCGTGTCCCTTGCCGGCGGCAGCGCTGGCACTGCCGGCAATATGGTATCCGGCGATGGTAAAGGCTTTCCTGCTACTGGTCTGCGGTACAGCTGCGCTACCAGGAAAGTAGCATACGCATTGGAGCGGTCGCTGAAGTCGAAGCTGTATTTTTTGCCGTCTATCGCCACACGCATGTCGCCTGTATTGGGCGGCAGGCGGCCATAGTTGTCTGCGAAGAACGCCAGCAGGTTCATGCCTGTGTCCAGCCGTATCCGCTGTGACTGGGTCTGTTCGTTGATTTCCTGCGACCGGAGCAACGTCCGGCCATTATGGACCAGTGTTACCGTGTCTTTATCCAGCTGGTCTTCATCCACAATGGTCAACTGTCCTGTACTATCGTCTACGTCTATACGATCATATAATCCGAGGTAGATGGAGTCTCTGTCCGGATCGACTATTTTCTGCGCCGCCGGCGCCGCCCATGGCTGATGGCTGATCTTCTTCAGTTGTATAGGATTGCTGTACAGCATGTCCCGCAGGGTGACTTTGGTGCTGACGAAAATTTCATCGTCATCATAAAGGCCTTTCATAAAAATGCCAAAGTCTTTTATCCACATGCGTTCGATCTCCATCACCGGCATCTCGTTGCCTTTCCGGGAATAATTGAAGGTGCCGTTGAGATACAGCAGCCAGATGCCCAGTTTGAACGGTGTTTCCTTAACGGGATATTTACCTCTCCCGATACCCAGCTGCTGCTCATTTTTCCGGACCAGCAAGAGGTAGTACGATCCGTGGAACTCTCCATAGTCGAGCGATAACAGCGCCGGGTACAGCATGTTTTGCCTCGGCGTGCCGATCTGCAGCTGCATGGTCACCGCCGGAATATGTGGCCAGGGCTTGTAATCCACCTTCCAGGTGCCTGCCCACTGATCATTGGGAGTGACAACTGTATTGCCGGGGCGCCCCGCCGGAGTATTGGACCGGCTGCCGGTATTGCCAGCTTTCGTACTGCCACCGGCAATAGTACCGCCGCGTCCCTCGGCGGCTGTACGGCTGTTGGCTCCTGTCGTGGTGCGGTTCCCCGGTCCTCCGCCTCTTTCCGTGGCCACCGGAGACCGTTGTGTGGTTGCGCCCGGCCGTTGGCCGCTCTGCGCCAAAGCATACTGTACAGTCAGGCAAAAAAAGAATATAATCAGGCTTCTCATATATGGCTCGTTCGTTAACAACAACTTAGTGCAACATACATGATCCCTTCCGAATCATCCCTGTTTTTTTTTAATTTTCCGGGTGATATTTCCGCGATTTTCGACACTACTCTATAAACGAAGATTGTATGACCATGCATAACGATCCCATTTTTGAGTCTGTATACCGGGACACCCTTCCCAAAGTGGCGAGGATGGTACACCGTATGGGGGGCGACCTGGATACCGCCAAAGATATTTTTCATGATGCGGTGATCATCTACCTGGAGAAAAAACAACAAAACACTTCTTCCATCGCTTCAGACCAGGCTTATATCATGGGCATCGCCCGGATACTTTGCCTGCGCCGGCTGAAAGACGATCATCAATATGTAGCCCTCCCTTCGTCAGAAGACGATTATGGTATTCCGGCCGATTTTTACGATCCGCCGCCAGTGGCCCAACCGGTGATCAACTTCCTGAAAAGCGCCGGCAGAAAATGCCTTCAGCTGCTGCAGGCGTTTTATTACGACAAGCTGCCGATGGCTGAGATAGCCCAAACGCTGCAATACAAAACTCAACACGTAGCTACCGTGCAGAAATACAAATGCCTCGAAA encodes:
- a CDS encoding DUF4240 domain-containing protein — protein: MNEANFWQLIETAWSSSPELNAARRLALRTNDPFLLESLSYELTDVIGENLRQLLENLDKPALTAFILLMEEKLYHIDRQEVQQYTDGSDDGFLYCRCFIVGMGEAYYNGIDSNPALATMDVEAESIGFIGYEVYLEKFSEPFSRNTRYCIESGSNKKGW
- a CDS encoding RNA polymerase sigma factor; this encodes MTMHNDPIFESVYRDTLPKVARMVHRMGGDLDTAKDIFHDAVIIYLEKKQQNTSSIASDQAYIMGIARILCLRRLKDDHQYVALPSSEDDYGIPADFYDPPPVAQPVINFLKSAGRKCLQLLQAFYYDKLPMAEIAQTLQYKTQHVATVQKYKCLEKIREQVKQTQHEEAAL